In Aegilops tauschii subsp. strangulata cultivar AL8/78 chromosome 3, Aet v6.0, whole genome shotgun sequence, one genomic interval encodes:
- the LOC109764076 gene encoding uncharacterized protein, whose protein sequence is MASGSREEAEGDDSGKPDTRLNITSANDHSADTQAGMNNMGTRSTTSEFIACYGEVTGAGREEGTTVSDGEEYERLDALKAPCPFDGVFPLDVYLKRRHRDGSIYKCTHSRARRSFADRSETVFEAMMFTEPSNCIILDGTCMRHGPTRMLQIVSIKLAKIAMDGPIALYGYIALRDNLDRCLNYVVKFSRDGPIIVEQGSLINLTGPKRGIDFLGGILIEYDMRIKTAEPENHDLQLIDGVSILGNMGMRNRSVFTGRIHGDCGAVDITFSNLENAVEATVEVAISEVQSSFNLSLDCFTSGLNEQIRLFDGTIGEAQSLKRFVVAVVIDFWIHLKFKVAPKRSSSAEHDCFFNAGNIALMSVKVTWSPLPEGF, encoded by the exons ATGGCCAGCGGCAGCAGGGAGGAAGCAGAAGGCGATGACTCTGGTAAACCAGACACGCGGCTGAACATCACCTCTGCCAACGACCACTCTGCCGACACCCAAGCAGGCATGAACAACATGGGGACGAGGAGCACAACAAGCGAGTTCATTGCTTGTTATGGCGAGGTTACAGGTGCTGGTCGTGAGGAAGGAACCACGGTCAGTGACGGCGAAGAATATGAGAGGTTGGACGCACTGAAGGCTCCATGCCCCTTCGACGGCGTGTTCCCTCTAGATGTATATCTCAAGAGGAGGCACCGTGATGGTTCTATATACAAGTGCACGCATTCAAGGGCAAGACGAAGTTTCGCAGACCGCAGTGAGA CTGTTTTCGAGGCAATGATGTTTACAGAGCCCTCAAACTGCATCATCCTCGATGGCACTTGCATGCGGCATGGACCTACTCGCATGTTACAAATTGTATCAATAAAGTTGGCTAAAATTGCTATGGATGGGCCAATAGCGTTGTATGGATACATAGCACTGCGGGATAATCTGGATCGATGCCTTAATTATGTCGTCAAATTTAGCAGGGATGGTCCCATCATTGTGGAGCAG GGTTCTCTCATCAACTTGACTGGCCCCAAGCGAGGGATTGATTTTCTGGGTGGTATTTTAATCGAATACGACATGAGGATCAAGACTGCTGAACCAGAAAATCATGATCTACAGCTGATCGATGGGGTATCAATTCTAGGCAACATGGGCATGCGGAATCGTAGTGTGTTCACGGGTCGCATCCATGGTGATTGTGGTGCTGTTGACATAACTTTTTCAAATCTTGAAAATGCAGTTGAGGCAACTGTAGAAGTTGCCATATCAGAAGTGCAAAGCAGTTTCAATCTGTCTCTCGACTGTTTTACCAGTGGGTTGAATGAACAAATTCGGCTCTTCGATGGCACCATTGGTGAGGCGCAGAGTTTAAAAAGGTTTGTGGTTGCTGTGGTGATAGATTTTTGGATACACTTGAAGTTCAAGGTTGCCCCGAAGCGATCCAGTTCCGCTGAACATGATTGTTTCTTCAATGCTGGCAACATTGCATTAATGTCAGTAAAGGTGACCTGGTCGCCATTGCCCGAGGGGTTCTAG